The Thermococcus thermotolerans genome contains a region encoding:
- a CDS encoding DUF4258 domain-containing protein: MEIRFIPHALERLEERGIPGELVEEVISNPEGVSEGYFGRKVAQKRLNGKLIRAIYEETSDGVVVVITAYVTSKVRKYGGGEER; this comes from the coding sequence ATGGAGATTCGTTTCATTCCCCACGCACTGGAGAGGCTTGAGGAAAGGGGAATTCCGGGGGAACTGGTAGAGGAGGTTATCTCAAACCCGGAGGGTGTTTCGGAAGGATACTTCGGGAGGAAGGTTGCCCAGAAGCGCCTGAACGGCAAGCTGATAAGGGCCATCTACGAGGAGACGTCTGATGGAGTGGTTGTTGTTATCACAGCATACGTAACTTCCAAAGTCAGAAAATATGGAGGGGGTGAGGAACGATGA
- a CDS encoding DUF2283 domain-containing protein — MRISYDPKHDVMYIKFSDARIVETVEVEEGVIIDYGEKGEIVGIEIINASLRTHSHPLNEITVRIEETTVH, encoded by the coding sequence ATGAGGATATCATACGACCCAAAACACGATGTCATGTACATAAAGTTCTCCGACGCAAGGATCGTCGAGACGGTCGAGGTTGAGGAGGGCGTGATAATAGACTACGGCGAGAAGGGGGAGATAGTGGGCATAGAGATAATCAACGCCTCCCTGAGAACTCACTCGCATCCGTTAAACGAGATAACGGTGAGAATTGAAGAGACCACTGTCCACTGA